The Streptomyces sp. V3I7 genome segment GTCCGGGCGGCGCAGAGCCGCGAGCGCGGAGAGGTAGCCGCCGAAGGACCAGCCCCGGATGGCGACCCGGCTCAGGTCCAGCGGGAACTCCTCGGCGAGGGCGTGCAGGGCGTCGACCTGGTCCTGGAGGACGACGTCCGCCAGGTCGTCCCGGATCGACTTCTCCCACGCCGGCGAGCGGCCCGGCGTGCCCCGGCCGTCGGCGACGATCACGGCGAAGCCCTGGTCGGCGAACCACTGCGAGGTCAGATACGGGTTGTGCGCGGCTACCACACGCTGACCGTGCGGGCCACCGTAAGGGTCCAGAAGGACCGGAAGGGGAGTGTCGGAGTCGTAGTCCCGAGGCATAAGCACGGCGCATGGAATTCGGCGTGCGCCCCCCTCGGTGAGGGTCACGCGGGGGGACAAACCGGGGACTTCGGCGTACGACGGGACAGTGAACGCCGGTTTTCCGTCACGCAGGATCTGCACCCGCGCGCCGGGGCGGTCGAGCGTGGCGGACACCAGCACGGTGACGCCGCCCGAGCGCACGGCCGTGTGCACGCCCGGCTCCTGCGACACGCGCTCCACGCCCAGTTCGTTCACCCGGTACACGTGCACCTCGCCGGTCTCCGGCGCCGCCGCCTCCTCGCCCGCCGAGGCCGACACCAGGACGTCGTCGGCGGACACGTCCAGCACCGAGCGGATGTGCAACTGGGCGCCGGTCAGCGGGCGGTCGCCCACCGCGAGCACGCGCGCACCGCCTTCGTCCGCGATCCGTACCAACTGCCCGGAAGGAGTCCAGGCAGGCACCCCGGCGAAAAGTTCCAGCCATGTTGGATCTTCGTCGGCATGCACCATCCGGGTCGCCCCCGTGTCCGGGTCCACGGCCAGGATCACCTCGCCGCGCTGGTCCCGCGACTGCACCAGGAGCAGCGGCGCACCCGCCTGTGACCAGTGCACTCGCGCCAGATACGGGTAACGCTCCCGGTCCCAGGCGACCTCCGTGCGCGTCCCGTCGAGGCCCATGACGAAGAGCCGTACGTCCGCGTTGGGGGTGCCGGCCGCCGGGTAGGCGACGTGCTGTGGGTCACGCTCCGGGTGAGCCGGGTCGGAGATCCACCAGCGCTGCACCGGCGTGTCGTCCGCGCGCGCGACCAGCAGCCGGTCCGACTCCGGAGCCCACCAGAAGCCGCGCGTACGGTTCATCTCCTCCGCTGCGATGAACTCGGCCGAGCCGTAGGTCACTTCGGCCGATTCCGGCTCCGCCAGCGCCCGGTCGCCCTCGCCCTCGGCGCCGATCACCCTCAGCGCACCGCCCGCGACGTACGCGACATGGCGGCCGTCGGGGGAGGGGCGCGGGTCGATCACCGGCCCGGAAACGGGGAGTTCACGGGCCGTGCCGGCCTGGAGCTCCGCCGTGAACAGCCGCCCTGACAAGGCGAAGGACGCCAACTCCACGGCCGCGTCGGTCGCGTAGCCGACGATGCCGGCGCCGCCCTCGCGGCTGCGCTCGCGCCGCGCGCGCTCCTCGGGCGACAGGTCCTCCTCGGCGCCGCCCAGCAGCACACCCGGGTCGGCCGCCACGCGCTCGGAGCCGTCCGTCATGTCGAGGATCCACAGGGAGTTGGCCCGGTCCGTACCGGACGAGGAGCGCAGGAACGCGACACGCGAACCATCGGGCGCCACGGTGAACGAACGCGGCGCGCCGAGCGTGAACCGCTGGGTACGGGCGTGCCGTCGGGGGAATGACTCAGCTTCGGTCGTCATGCCCTGACCATATTGGCCATGCGCCCCCTTGTGCGGCTGTGCGCCGATCGATGCGCGAGACCGGATAGTTATGATCGCTGTCGGTACGTGGGTATGACCCTGCTGGCTCACGTACCGGTGTGCTTAACCGATCTACAACCCCCATAGTCCGAACCCCCCGTGTCCCCGGGATCTTTGGAGGTGAACCGCCGTGGCACTCTCGATTTCGGCGGTGGTGCTGCTGGCGATCATCGTCTTCCTGCTGATCAAGAAGTCGGGACTGAAGGGCGGCCACGCGTTCGTCTGCGTCCTGCTCGGCTTCTATCTCGCCTCGTCGACGGTTGCTCCCACGATCAGCGAACTCACGACGAATGTCGCCAGCATGATCGGAAGCATCAAGTTCTGACGTACGACACGAACTCGGCCCAGGCCTCCGGCGTCAGCGCGAGTTGGGGGCCGGCGGTTTGCTTGGAGTCGCGGACGTGGATGGTGGCGGGGGTTTCGGTTTCGGCGACTTCGACGCAGGAGTCGCCCTCGCTGCTGCTGCTGTAGCTGCTCTTGAACCACGACAGGTCCGTCTTGCGGGTCATGTGTCCCCCAGCAACTGTTCGATAAAGGCGATCGACTCACGTGGTGTGAAGGCCTGAGCCCGGATGATGCCATACCGCAGTTCAAGGATACGGAGCTGCTTGGGTTCCGAGACCGGTCGACCGTTGGACACGGCGGGTGAGCGCCCGACGGCGGAGCCGTCTTCGAACTTCAGTACCTCGATACCGCCGGCCAAACCGGCGTGCTCCTCGCGGTCCATCGGCATCACCTGCAACTCGACATTCCTCAACTGAGCGGCTTCCCGCAAGCGTTCGAGCTGGCGGCGCAGGACCTGTCTGCCGCCGAGCGGACGTCGCAGCGTCCATTCCTCCAGGACGAAGCTCACCTCGGGCGCGGGGTCCCGCTCGAAGAGCGACTTGCGTGCCACGCGGGCGGCGATGAACCGCTCCACCTCGTCCTCCGTGTAGGCGGGGCGCCGCATCAGGAGCAGTCCGCGCGCGTACTCCGGTGTCTGAAGCAGCCCATGGATGTTCAGCGGGTCGTACAGCTGAAGCTCGACCGCCTTCGCTTCCGCCTGCGCCAGATCCCGAACCTTCTTCGGATACCGGACCTTGGCCACGTCCTCCTTCATCGCCGCGAGCAGCCCACCCGCCCCCAACACCTCGTCCGCCTTGTCCAGATACTCGGGCCGGGGGATCCGCTTGCCGCCCTCGATCTTGTAGACCATGTCCTCGCCGTACCCGACCGCCACCCCGAAGTCGGGTGCCCGCATTCCCACCGCCTCGCGCCGCAGCTTGAGTTGGCGGCCCACCGTGGCGATGACGGCGATGCCCCAGTCGTCGTCCGGGTCCACTTCCCAGCCCGGCTCGTCCGCCTCGCTCCTGAGTTGCTCCAACGTCATCCCGCACCCCTCCCCGACAGCCCGGACACGGCTGGACAAGCTCCGGACAGTGACCGTACGTAGCGGCATCATCACTGTTCAGAGTAGGTGGACATGGCCACTCTGAGTGACGTGATCCACGAAACCGCCGTCCGGAACTTCACCCTGCGCCTGTCGTCCACGCCGCGTGGGGCCCGCCTGGCCCGTCTGCTGGCGGTTGAGCAACTGCGCGCGTGGGGCCTGCCGTTGGACCCGGCACGCCAACTCGTCGCCGAACTCGCCGCCAACGCGGTCACGCACGGCCGTGTCCCCGGCCGTGACTTCCAGCTCACCCTGTACGCGGTCGCGGACACCCTGCGCATCGAGGTGACCGACACCCGCGGGGACCGCTCGCCCTGCCTTGAGGGGCCCGCCGGCGACGCCGAGTCGGGCCGGGGGCTCGTCGTCGTCGAAGCGCTGGCCGACCGGTGGGGCGTAGCCCTGGAGCGGCATCCGCGCAAGACGGTCTGGGCGGAACTGAATACGGGGGCACCGGCATCCACGTTCCTGAACTCCGGTGCGACGGGCGGCCTTTCCCACGGAACACGAGAGAGAAAGAACCCGTACCAAGCCCCTCCCCTCCCGCCCGCGGCGTGTCCTCACTCGGGGGAGTGAACATCGCCAACTCGACTGGATTTGTGTCCGGTTGCCTGCCTTACGCTCAGGCGCAACAACACAACCGCAAACATGCGACGGCCCCCGCAGGGACTGGCATCCCAGTGCGAGGGCCTGACCACCGAGGAAGGCATGAACTTCCCAGATGGATACCCAGAACCCTAGCGCGCCCGCGCGCGCCAAGTCCCGTATTACCGCCGACAAACACCCGAACCGGCGGCCTTCGCGCTCTGGTCCCGGCGGCGGCCTCACGCACGACAACTCCCGCCACACCGCCCGCTTCACGGTGATCGGCAACCATCTCGCCCAGCACCCGGAACTGTCGGGCCTCGCGATCGGGCTGGGCGTCCACATCCAGTCGCTGCCCGCAGGAGCCCGCGTCGACATCAAGACCCTCGCCGCCCGCTTCCCCGAGGGGACGACCCGTATCGCGGCCGCGCTGCGGGAGCTGGAGACCCACGGTTATCTGCGTCGCGTCCGCGAACGTGTGCCCGGTGGCCGCATCGTCACCCGCACGATCTCGTGCAACCAGCCCGGACGGCACCGCGAGGACGACGAGGCCGACTGCCCGGCCCGCGCCCAACCGGTGCAGGCCCCGAGGAAGCGCGTCCCCCGCAAGCCGCTGCCCGCGGTCCCGCAGCCCGCGTACCCCGCTCCCGCCCTCCTCCAGAAGGCCGCGGATCTCCTCGCCGACCTGCGCCGTCACGATCCCCGCCTCCTCCTCTCGGCCTGCGATGCCGCGCACCTCGCGCCGGGCGTGGCCGCCTGGCTGGAGCGCGACGTCAGCGCCACCGCCGTACGACAGGCACTGACCGCCGACCTGCCGCCCGAGGGACCGCGCCGCCCCGCCGCCCTCCTGGCCCACCGCCTCCGCGCCCAGTTGCCACCCCCGCCACCGTTCCGCGCGCCGGCGACGTCACCGGCCGTACGGCAACCGCTCCAGACATGCGACGGCTGCGATCGCGCCTTCCGGGCTCCGGTGCCAGGCCGGTGCCGCGACTGCCGAGCCCGGTCGCTCGGGCCCACTTGACACTCGTCCACGAGTAACGAATCGCATGGTCAACTCGTCCCACGAGGCGATGCACCGCATCTTCCAGGAGTACCCGGGCCTGTTCACCGGCGTCTCCAAGGTTCTCGGTGTCCCGTTCGTCCCGACCACGTCCGTGACCGTTCTGTCGACCGACCTCACCGAAACCCAGCCCATCGAACGCCGTGTCGACACACTGCTGCGCTTCGACGGCGAGGAGCCGATGCTGCTGGCCGTCGAAGCGCAGAACGCGAAGGACTCGAACAAACCAGCCAGTTGGGCTTACTACCTGTCCTTCTTCTACGCGAAGTACAAGACGGCGCCCCTGCTGCTGGTCGTCTGCCAGGACAAGGCCACGGCCGAGTGGGCCGCTCAGCCCGTACCCATCGGCCCTCGAGGGTGGGCCTCCCTCGTCGTGCACCCGCTTGTCGCAGGTCCGCACAACATGCCCGTGATCACTGACCCCGACGAAGCTCGGGCCGACCTGGCGCTGACCACGTTGTCCGCCATCACTCACGCGAAGAATCCGGACGTGGGTGGGATACTGAAGGCCCTGTCCACCGCTCTGCAGGGCGTACCCGACGCCGTAGCCGAACTCATCATCGAATTCACCGCACAGGGCCTGGGCGGCAGCCGCCGGGCCGCAGAAATCTGGAGGAACCTGGTGGCCGTGGACCTTTCCTTCTACAAGTCGTACCTCGTTGAGGAGATCCGGGACGAGGCACGCAAGCAGGGCCTCGAGCAGGGCCTCGAACAGGGCCTCGGGCAAGGTCTCGATCAAGGTCGAGCCGAGGGCCAGGTCCAGGCGGCTTCCCATGACGTGCTGCTGGTCCTCGATGCGCGTGGGGTTCAGGTGCCCGCCGATGTCCTTGACCGGATCACCGACTGCACCGACCCCGACGTCCTGCGCCGCTGGCTCGTCCGCGCCGCCACAGCGTCGTCCGCCGGAGAGATCTTCAGGGACGACGACGCCTGAGTCGTTTACGGGTTGCCACTGCACAGGCAGCCAGGAAGGTGACCGGCGGCAGCCGCCTCGTAGGGTGGGGGCATGACGGAGATGCCCTCCCCCAACCTTCGGCCGGGGGGACCCCCACCTCGCTACGCTCGGCGGCTGTTGCTGGTGCACGCGCACCCGGACGACGAGTCGATCAACAATGGCGCGACCATGGCCAAGTACGCGGCCGAGGGAGCGCGGGTCACGCTGGTCACCTGCACGTTGGGGGAGGGCGGTGAGGTCATTCCGCCCGAGCTGGCGCACCTCACCGGCGACGCCCTGGGGGAGTACCGGCTGGGTGAGCTGACCGCCGCCATGCACGCGCTCGGCGTCGAGGACGTCCGGCTGCTCGGCGGACCGGGCGCCTTCCGTGACTCCGGGATGATGGGCACCGCCGACAACGACGACCCCGGCTGCTTCTGGCAGGCAGACGTCGACGCGGCCGCCGCCCTGCTCGCCGAGGTGATCCTCGACGTACGTCCCCAGGTCCTCGTCACCTACGACGACAACGGCGGCTACGGCCACCCCGACCACATCCAGGCCCACCGCGTCGCCATGCGCGCCGTGGAGCTGGCCGCCGAGGCGGGGCACCGGATCGCCAAGGTCTACTGGAACCGCGTCCCGCGCGGCGTCGGCGAGGAGGCCTTCGAGCGGCTCGGGCGCGAGCTGCCGGGCCTGCCCTTCGCCAAGTCCGCCGCCCTGGAGGACGTACCGGGCGTGGTGGACGACGCCCGGGTCACCACCGCCGTCGACGGCACCGCCCACGCCGCCGCCAAGGCTGCCGCGATGCGCGCGCACGCCACCCAGATCGAGGTGGCCGAGCCCTACTTCGCGCTCTCCAACGAGCTGGCCCAGCCGCTGTTCACCACCGAGTACTACGAGTTGGTGGGCGG includes the following:
- a CDS encoding S9 family peptidase, producing the protein MTTEAESFPRRHARTQRFTLGAPRSFTVAPDGSRVAFLRSSSGTDRANSLWILDMTDGSERVAADPGVLLGGAEEDLSPEERARRERSREGGAGIVGYATDAAVELASFALSGRLFTAELQAGTARELPVSGPVIDPRPSPDGRHVAYVAGGALRVIGAEGEGDRALAEPESAEVTYGSAEFIAAEEMNRTRGFWWAPESDRLLVARADDTPVQRWWISDPAHPERDPQHVAYPAAGTPNADVRLFVMGLDGTRTEVAWDRERYPYLARVHWSQAGAPLLLVQSRDQRGEVILAVDPDTGATRMVHADEDPTWLELFAGVPAWTPSGQLVRIADEGGARVLAVGDRPLTGAQLHIRSVLDVSADDVLVSASAGEEAAAPETGEVHVYRVNELGVERVSQEPGVHTAVRSGGVTVLVSATLDRPGARVQILRDGKPAFTVPSYAEVPGLSPRVTLTEGGARRIPCAVLMPRDYDSDTPLPVLLDPYGGPHGQRVVAAHNPYLTSQWFADQGFAVIVADGRGTPGRSPAWEKSIRDDLADVVLQDQVDALHALAEEFPLDLSRVAIRGWSFGGYLSALAALRRPDVFHAAVVGAPVTDLRLYDTHYQERYLGDPAEQPDVYRRNSLIDDAGLVDAAEPHRPMMVIHGLADDNVVVAHSLRLSSALLADGRAHEVLPLSGVTHMTPQEAVAENLLLLQLDFLKRSLGL
- a CDS encoding DUF397 domain-containing protein — translated: MTRKTDLSWFKSSYSSSSEGDSCVEVAETETPATIHVRDSKQTAGPQLALTPEAWAEFVSYVRT
- a CDS encoding helix-turn-helix transcriptional regulator, coding for MTLEQLRSEADEPGWEVDPDDDWGIAVIATVGRQLKLRREAVGMRAPDFGVAVGYGEDMVYKIEGGKRIPRPEYLDKADEVLGAGGLLAAMKEDVAKVRYPKKVRDLAQAEAKAVELQLYDPLNIHGLLQTPEYARGLLLMRRPAYTEDEVERFIAARVARKSLFERDPAPEVSFVLEEWTLRRPLGGRQVLRRQLERLREAAQLRNVELQVMPMDREEHAGLAGGIEVLKFEDGSAVGRSPAVSNGRPVSEPKQLRILELRYGIIRAQAFTPRESIAFIEQLLGDT
- a CDS encoding ATP-binding protein; translation: MATLSDVIHETAVRNFTLRLSSTPRGARLARLLAVEQLRAWGLPLDPARQLVAELAANAVTHGRVPGRDFQLTLYAVADTLRIEVTDTRGDRSPCLEGPAGDAESGRGLVVVEALADRWGVALERHPRKTVWAELNTGAPASTFLNSGATGGLSHGTRERKNPYQAPPLPPAACPHSGE
- a CDS encoding helix-turn-helix domain-containing protein encodes the protein MDTQNPSAPARAKSRITADKHPNRRPSRSGPGGGLTHDNSRHTARFTVIGNHLAQHPELSGLAIGLGVHIQSLPAGARVDIKTLAARFPEGTTRIAAALRELETHGYLRRVRERVPGGRIVTRTISCNQPGRHREDDEADCPARAQPVQAPRKRVPRKPLPAVPQPAYPAPALLQKAADLLADLRRHDPRLLLSACDAAHLAPGVAAWLERDVSATAVRQALTADLPPEGPRRPAALLAHRLRAQLPPPPPFRAPATSPAVRQPLQTCDGCDRAFRAPVPGRCRDCRARSLGPT
- the mshB gene encoding N-acetyl-1-D-myo-inositol-2-amino-2-deoxy-alpha-D-glucopyranoside deacetylase, which gives rise to MTEMPSPNLRPGGPPPRYARRLLLVHAHPDDESINNGATMAKYAAEGARVTLVTCTLGEGGEVIPPELAHLTGDALGEYRLGELTAAMHALGVEDVRLLGGPGAFRDSGMMGTADNDDPGCFWQADVDAAAALLAEVILDVRPQVLVTYDDNGGYGHPDHIQAHRVAMRAVELAAEAGHRIAKVYWNRVPRGVGEEAFERLGRELPGLPFAKSAALEDVPGVVDDARVTTAVDGTAHAAAKAAAMRAHATQIEVAEPYFALSNELAQPLFTTEYYELVGGARPDVRESDLFAGVDTEEAS